In a single window of the Verrucomicrobiales bacterium genome:
- the rplU gene encoding 50S ribosomal protein L21, whose translation MYAVLETGGKQYRVAAGDKLEIERLAVDAGKPVEFDRVLLVNLDGKVIVGAPTVTNARVVADVVAHVRGEKKIAFKMRRRKGYHRTVGHRQELTVVQIKEIKA comes from the coding sequence ATGTATGCAGTCTTAGAAACCGGAGGAAAGCAGTACCGGGTCGCCGCGGGTGACAAGCTCGAAATCGAACGCTTGGCCGTGGACGCCGGTAAACCGGTGGAGTTTGACCGGGTTCTGCTCGTGAATTTGGATGGCAAGGTGATTGTGGGCGCGCCCACGGTGACCAATGCTCGCGTGGTGGCTGATGTGGTTGCTCATGTGCGGGGCGAGAAGAAAATCGCCTTCAAGATGAGACGCCGCAAGGGCTACCATCGTACGGTGGGCCACCGTCAGGAACTGACCGTCGTCCAGATCAAAGAAATCAAAGCTTAA
- the rpmI gene encoding 50S ribosomal protein L35, whose protein sequence is MRRPRGNKTRKAVAKRFKITGTGKVMRSRAGRRHLLAHKSSKRRRSLGTAKQVDPTDTYRITQNLPFSH, encoded by the coding sequence ATGAGACGCCCCCGTGGAAATAAGACGAGAAAAGCCGTAGCAAAACGGTTCAAGATCACCGGCACTGGCAAAGTGATGCGTTCGCGCGCTGGACGCCGGCATCTTCTGGCTCACAAGAGCTCGAAGCGGCGGCGATCCCTTGGCACTGCCAAGCAGGTGGATCCTACTGATACGTATCGCATCACTCAAAACCTGCCGTTCAGTCACTGA
- a CDS encoding ABC-2 family transporter protein: protein MPSQPTSPVPETQGLVRRYARIYWAMWQNSVIREMGFKANFILWIVVELLWFALQIGFFTVIYQHTDRIGDWSKWEAVLLIGASHFIQQLFQAFFFTNCSELSELIRTGKLDFMVLLPVNTRFIVSLRKVDLGGFVNAASAVGVMIYALRELNRIPSVSQVAGFLILCVAGILIHYSLMFLLSAISFWTVRAQGIVWGYYNLFNIARYPDSTFRGVFKVVFTFVIPMTLVSNVPVKVLANRLSNPLEVLWLLGIGGICAVISEIVWRASLKRYTSASS, encoded by the coding sequence ATGCCGTCCCAACCCACATCGCCGGTTCCAGAGACCCAGGGCTTGGTTCGACGCTACGCTCGGATCTACTGGGCCATGTGGCAGAACTCCGTCATCCGGGAGATGGGATTCAAAGCCAATTTCATCCTCTGGATCGTGGTCGAACTGCTCTGGTTCGCCCTCCAGATCGGCTTTTTCACCGTCATCTACCAGCACACCGACCGCATCGGCGATTGGAGCAAGTGGGAGGCGGTGCTGCTAATCGGAGCCAGCCACTTCATCCAGCAACTCTTTCAAGCATTCTTCTTCACGAATTGCTCCGAACTGTCAGAGCTGATCCGAACTGGAAAACTCGATTTTATGGTTCTCCTTCCGGTGAACACGCGGTTCATCGTGTCGCTGCGAAAGGTCGACTTGGGGGGCTTCGTCAATGCAGCGAGCGCCGTAGGCGTCATGATCTACGCGCTGCGCGAACTCAATCGCATCCCCTCCGTGAGCCAGGTGGCCGGGTTCTTGATTCTGTGCGTTGCTGGAATTCTCATCCACTACTCACTGATGTTTCTGCTCTCCGCCATCAGTTTCTGGACGGTGCGAGCCCAGGGCATCGTCTGGGGATACTACAACTTGTTCAACATCGCCCGCTACCCCGACTCGACCTTCCGGGGCGTGTTCAAAGTGGTCTTCACATTCGTCATCCCCATGACGCTCGTCTCCAACGTCCCGGTGAAGGTTCTCGCCAACCGGCTCTCCAACCCCCTGGAGGTGCTGTGGCTGCTCGGGATCGGCGGCATCTGCGCCGTAATCTCGGAAATCGTCTGGCGTGCCTCTCTCAAGCGCTACACCAGCGCCAGTTCCTAA
- a CDS encoding ABC-2 family transporter protein, translating to MAKYWHILNVGIQNTLVYRVNFLFRSLFGLIPLIATISLWRTIYEDKGANINGYTLGQMISYYLVITLVDMLTAVAEDDWQIAADIKDGGISQFLLKPINYQAYRFALFIAGRLIYTSMALLPVLAFILFQREYFYLPADPITWLAFGLSVTMTAALQFLISYSMALLAFWLQEVSTLIFIAFAFEYIAGGHLFPLDILPPWLHQLLMCTPFPYQLYFPVNVYLERTTGTELVAGLMIQAAWVAAAYLLSRFVWSRGIRHYEAVGG from the coding sequence ATGGCAAAATACTGGCACATTCTCAATGTCGGAATTCAGAACACCCTGGTCTATCGGGTGAATTTTCTATTCCGAAGTCTTTTCGGTCTCATACCCCTGATCGCCACCATCTCTCTGTGGCGCACGATCTACGAGGACAAGGGAGCCAACATCAATGGGTATACTCTCGGCCAGATGATCAGCTACTACCTGGTCATCACCCTGGTGGATATGCTCACCGCCGTCGCAGAGGACGACTGGCAGATCGCCGCCGATATCAAAGACGGCGGAATTAGCCAGTTCCTGCTGAAGCCCATCAACTATCAGGCGTATCGATTCGCGTTGTTCATCGCCGGACGCTTGATCTACACCTCCATGGCGCTCCTCCCGGTCCTCGCCTTCATCTTGTTCCAGCGGGAGTATTTTTATCTCCCCGCCGATCCGATCACCTGGCTGGCATTTGGCCTGTCCGTCACCATGACCGCTGCGCTGCAGTTCCTGATTTCGTACTCCATGGCGTTGCTGGCCTTTTGGCTGCAAGAGGTCAGCACCCTCATCTTCATCGCCTTCGCGTTTGAGTACATTGCCGGCGGGCATCTCTTTCCCTTGGATATTCTGCCGCCCTGGCTGCATCAGCTGCTGATGTGCACCCCTTTCCCCTATCAGCTCTATTTTCCAGTCAACGTGTATCTCGAGCGCACCACGGGAACCGAACTCGTCGCCGGCCTGATGATCCAAGCTGCCTGGGTCGCGGCTGCTTACCTGCTATCCCGCTTCGTATGGAGCCGGGGGATCCGCCACTACGAGGCCGTCGGAGGTTGA
- the rplT gene encoding 50S ribosomal protein L20 produces MRVTNAPASRRRRKRMLTAAKGFRMRRSKLYRYASDAIDHGRQYAYRDRKTKKRNFRGLWQVRINAAARAAGITYSRFIEGLKAAKVALDRKVLAEIAATDTAAFGELVKVAQNALVTKAKAA; encoded by the coding sequence ATGCGCGTCACTAACGCTCCCGCTTCACGTCGCCGACGTAAACGCATGCTCACGGCAGCCAAAGGCTTCCGCATGCGCCGCTCAAAACTGTACCGCTACGCTTCGGACGCCATCGACCATGGCCGTCAGTATGCCTATCGCGATCGCAAGACCAAGAAGCGCAATTTCCGCGGATTGTGGCAGGTCCGCATCAACGCCGCGGCTCGTGCTGCCGGCATCACTTACAGCCGTTTCATTGAAGGTTTGAAAGCGGCCAAGGTCGCTTTGGACCGCAAGGTTCTGGCTGAGATCGCCGCCACCGACACCGCGGCGTTTGGTGAGTTGGTCAAGGTTGCTCAAAACGCCTTGGTCACCAAAGCCAAAGCGGCCTAA
- a CDS encoding group III truncated hemoglobin has translation MSLYKRIGGHEGIARLLRPFYADVRQHQILGPIFNSRISDWPAHLEKIGEFWARQTGGPSRYGGGFGGAHISLGIGAPHLEQWLELWDFNCRRQLPAPEAAEMSELAHRIGAQLLRILGGRSGLNIGSEPGLPPQPSPRG, from the coding sequence ATGTCGCTCTACAAACGCATTGGTGGTCATGAAGGCATCGCTCGATTGCTGCGTCCTTTTTACGCGGATGTTCGCCAGCATCAGATCCTGGGCCCGATCTTCAACTCGCGGATTTCCGACTGGCCTGCGCACCTGGAGAAGATCGGAGAGTTTTGGGCCCGACAAACGGGAGGTCCATCCCGCTACGGGGGCGGCTTCGGGGGTGCACATATCTCCTTGGGTATCGGGGCTCCGCACTTGGAGCAGTGGCTAGAACTCTGGGACTTTAACTGTCGACGTCAGCTGCCGGCGCCGGAAGCGGCGGAAATGAGTGAGCTCGCTCATCGAATTGGTGCCCAGCTGCTGCGCATCCTCGGAGGACGTTCCGGCTTGAACATCGGATCCGAGCCTGGCCTCCCCCCTCAACCATCGCCGCGAGGATGA
- the pheS gene encoding phenylalanine--tRNA ligase subunit alpha: MSLIADIEPLKAAGLAELQAAGDLAALEQSRIQYLGANGRFTALMKQLGSLPKEERPAAGKLINQAKVELESALESRRSELELKAALPSEPTDFTLPGRRRSLGRLHPLTQVTEDIVRSFRKLGFAVADGPEVEDEYHCFDALNTPADHPARDLQDTFYLNTPARPLLRTHTSSVQIRVMEKQKPPIRVIVPGRVYRRDNADATHNPTFHQIEGLYVDQGVTVGDLKGTVEFVFRELLGSDVKLRFRPHYFSYTEPSYEIDFTNALVKKLGKDWMEIAGCGMVHPQVFENVGYDPEQWSGWAFGFGIERLAMLRYGVNDIRLFYENDARFLGQF; the protein is encoded by the coding sequence ATGTCGTTGATCGCTGATATCGAACCGCTGAAAGCCGCGGGCTTGGCGGAACTCCAAGCTGCGGGTGACCTGGCCGCCTTGGAACAGTCCCGAATCCAGTACTTGGGCGCGAATGGACGCTTCACCGCCTTGATGAAGCAGTTGGGTTCTTTGCCGAAGGAAGAGCGTCCCGCGGCGGGAAAATTGATCAACCAGGCCAAAGTCGAGCTGGAATCCGCTCTGGAGAGTCGCCGATCGGAGCTGGAGTTGAAGGCTGCGCTGCCGTCGGAGCCGACCGATTTTACCCTCCCGGGCCGCCGTCGTTCACTCGGTCGCTTGCACCCCCTGACTCAAGTGACGGAGGACATCGTCCGAAGTTTTCGCAAGCTGGGCTTTGCGGTGGCCGATGGTCCGGAGGTGGAGGATGAGTATCACTGTTTCGATGCGCTGAACACGCCCGCGGATCATCCGGCGCGCGACTTGCAAGACACCTTCTATCTGAACACGCCAGCGCGCCCCCTGCTGCGCACCCATACGTCTTCCGTTCAGATTCGGGTGATGGAAAAGCAAAAGCCACCGATCCGCGTCATTGTGCCGGGGCGTGTCTACCGACGTGACAATGCGGATGCCACCCACAACCCGACATTCCACCAAATCGAGGGGCTCTACGTGGATCAGGGGGTTACGGTGGGGGATTTGAAAGGCACCGTGGAATTTGTTTTTCGCGAGTTGTTGGGCAGCGATGTGAAACTTCGCTTCCGTCCTCACTACTTCTCCTACACCGAGCCCAGCTATGAAATCGATTTCACCAACGCCTTGGTGAAGAAGTTGGGCAAGGACTGGATGGAAATCGCGGGTTGCGGCATGGTCCATCCTCAAGTTTTCGAGAACGTGGGCTACGATCCGGAGCAGTGGTCGGGGTGGGCCTTTGGCTTTGGCATCGAGCGGTTGGCGATGCTCCGTTACGGGGTGAACGACATCCGCCTGTTCTACGAGAACGACGCGCGTTTTCTGGGGCAGTTCTAG
- a CDS encoding tyrosine recombinase, with protein sequence METLIEDFLQYLRHERGQSILTQRTYQTLLNHFATWAVAQGLSEWKQVELPHLLRFVEQERGRPWEKAGAPKDKRLSNESVYLSIAALRAFYRFAEQEGHLPVNWAENLSLPRRWKRLPKSLSAEDIDRLLKPVTPETPGSLCDQAILELAYSSGLRLAELRNLRLEQLQLDAAFVQVLGKGNKERVVPMGAPAIDAIRRYLVGGRPHLVKPHSPANVFLNQRGRSFGHYTMWLRVKKRALYAGITRNITPHMLRHSFATHLLEHGADLRVIQDLLGHASISTTEIYTHVAPARLRDVHRKFHPRGDG encoded by the coding sequence ATGGAAACGCTCATCGAAGATTTCCTTCAGTATCTGCGCCACGAGCGGGGCCAATCGATTCTCACTCAACGGACGTATCAAACGCTGCTGAATCATTTCGCAACCTGGGCGGTCGCCCAAGGCCTAAGTGAATGGAAGCAGGTCGAACTTCCCCATCTCCTCCGTTTTGTGGAGCAGGAGCGCGGACGCCCTTGGGAAAAAGCAGGCGCCCCCAAGGACAAACGCCTGAGCAACGAGAGCGTGTATCTTTCCATTGCCGCCCTGCGCGCGTTTTATCGCTTCGCCGAGCAGGAAGGACATCTGCCAGTCAACTGGGCCGAAAACCTTTCGCTGCCACGACGCTGGAAGCGCCTGCCCAAGTCACTTTCTGCCGAGGACATCGATCGCCTGCTCAAGCCGGTGACTCCGGAGACCCCAGGCAGCCTCTGCGATCAGGCCATCCTGGAACTCGCCTACTCCTCCGGCCTGCGCCTGGCCGAACTGCGCAACCTACGCCTCGAACAGCTGCAGCTCGACGCCGCATTTGTCCAAGTGCTCGGCAAAGGAAACAAGGAGCGGGTGGTGCCCATGGGAGCCCCGGCCATCGATGCGATCCGAAGATACCTGGTCGGAGGCCGACCCCACCTGGTGAAACCTCATTCGCCCGCCAATGTCTTTCTGAATCAGCGCGGCCGAAGCTTCGGCCACTACACGATGTGGCTGCGCGTCAAAAAGCGTGCGCTCTACGCCGGCATCACACGCAACATCACGCCCCACATGCTGCGGCATAGCTTTGCCACCCATCTACTGGAACATGGCGCCGACCTGCGAGTGATCCAGGATTTACTCGGTCATGCCAGCATCAGCACCACCGAGATCTACACCCACGTCGCACCGGCTCGTTTGCGGGATGTGCACCGCAAGTTTCATCCTCGCGGCGATGGTTGA
- a CDS encoding CHASE2 domain-containing protein: MNRPSTIVKTLRRNSLAGGLMCLALTLLLWYSVLGDPWLRWSYDFGYLLRPATAPPPEVVVVFLDNKSYEALGQRAADFDRGLLADFVDRMTDDGANLVVLDIWFQLPRSIKVQTNLTEAGDRKLARAIERNRMVVLATVTEDRAHAELNISTVLPPFPALKEAKAHLGLSKVRSDGDNMVRSFHHGDEQEPGFAWVAAQLAGSQYLAKPGSPPDNELWLNYYGKSGSLKSFTFREVIGKDSQPKGYFKGANVFVGSLPGAKDAQEITDHYRFPYSRWTTDRISGVEIAATAFANLVRGDSLRYWGYQNQPMHLALVLTTAALFGCGLVWLRPGWAVGFSIAGALAVALFSCIWVWKSHVWVNWMLISGMQIPFSLAWSLLSHTRALRQEKEHLEQTLTQTLQQVEETRKEKEKVAAKEVAQPDKGNHEPGPTVADHTLVRQVGKGGYGEVWLARNAIGLHHVVKMVHRRDFNDDGPYEREFRGIQKFMPISRSHPGFVHILHVGRNDERGFFYYIMEPGDDEKTEQQIQPDTYTPKNLGTVIRQRGALPAKECVGLGRALADALHCLHQQQLIHRDIKPANIIYVKGQPKLADIGLVTEIQSTAQDVSRLGTDGFMAPEGPGTPASDVYSLGKVLYEACMGLDRRRFPELPTALYESEDITARMELNRIIIRACEPNPQDRYTTAAQMSADLAELGARLGR, translated from the coding sequence ATGAACCGGCCCAGCACCATCGTCAAGACGCTGCGCCGAAACTCGCTCGCCGGAGGGTTGATGTGCCTCGCGCTTACCCTGCTGCTCTGGTATTCGGTGCTGGGCGATCCGTGGCTGAGATGGAGCTATGACTTCGGCTACCTCCTGCGCCCGGCCACCGCTCCTCCCCCCGAGGTTGTCGTGGTCTTCCTCGACAACAAAAGCTACGAGGCTCTCGGGCAGCGAGCCGCCGACTTCGACCGAGGCCTGCTCGCTGATTTTGTGGACCGAATGACCGACGACGGCGCGAACCTGGTCGTTCTCGACATCTGGTTCCAGCTTCCCCGTTCGATCAAGGTTCAGACCAACCTCACCGAAGCCGGAGACCGCAAACTCGCCCGGGCCATCGAAAGAAATCGGATGGTGGTTCTGGCCACCGTCACCGAGGATCGAGCCCACGCCGAACTAAACATCAGCACAGTTCTCCCCCCATTCCCCGCGCTCAAGGAAGCCAAAGCGCATCTCGGCCTCTCGAAGGTGAGGAGCGACGGGGACAACATGGTCAGATCCTTCCATCATGGGGACGAGCAGGAGCCAGGCTTCGCCTGGGTCGCCGCACAGCTGGCAGGATCCCAATACCTGGCCAAGCCGGGAAGCCCTCCTGACAATGAGCTTTGGTTGAACTATTACGGGAAGTCAGGCTCGCTAAAATCATTCACCTTTCGCGAGGTGATCGGCAAAGACTCCCAACCGAAGGGATACTTCAAGGGCGCTAACGTATTTGTCGGAAGCTTGCCCGGGGCGAAGGACGCCCAGGAGATCACCGACCATTATCGGTTTCCCTACTCGAGATGGACCACGGATCGTATCTCGGGGGTGGAGATCGCAGCAACCGCCTTCGCCAACCTGGTGCGCGGAGATTCGCTTCGCTATTGGGGATACCAAAATCAACCGATGCATCTGGCCCTGGTCCTCACCACGGCGGCACTGTTCGGCTGCGGGCTCGTCTGGCTGCGACCGGGTTGGGCGGTCGGATTCAGCATTGCCGGCGCCCTCGCAGTCGCTCTATTCAGCTGCATCTGGGTCTGGAAAAGTCACGTCTGGGTGAATTGGATGCTCATCTCGGGAATGCAGATCCCCTTCTCCCTCGCCTGGTCCCTGCTCAGTCACACCCGCGCCCTGCGCCAAGAGAAGGAACACCTGGAGCAAACACTCACCCAAACCCTCCAGCAGGTTGAGGAGACCCGAAAGGAGAAGGAGAAGGTGGCCGCGAAGGAGGTGGCGCAGCCCGATAAGGGCAATCACGAGCCGGGCCCAACCGTCGCCGACCACACTCTCGTGCGACAAGTGGGCAAAGGCGGTTACGGCGAGGTCTGGCTGGCGCGCAATGCCATCGGACTGCACCATGTGGTCAAGATGGTCCATCGACGCGACTTTAACGACGACGGGCCCTACGAGCGCGAGTTTCGCGGCATCCAGAAATTCATGCCCATCTCCCGATCTCACCCCGGCTTCGTCCACATCCTCCACGTGGGGAGAAATGACGAACGAGGGTTCTTCTACTACATCATGGAACCGGGGGACGACGAAAAGACAGAGCAGCAAATCCAACCGGACACCTACACACCCAAGAACCTGGGCACGGTCATCCGCCAACGCGGCGCCTTGCCAGCGAAAGAGTGCGTAGGCCTAGGCCGGGCGCTGGCCGATGCGCTCCACTGCCTCCACCAGCAGCAACTCATCCACCGGGACATCAAACCCGCCAATATCATTTATGTTAAAGGTCAGCCCAAGTTGGCTGACATTGGTCTGGTAACGGAGATCCAATCCACCGCACAGGATGTCTCCCGCTTAGGCACCGATGGGTTCATGGCGCCGGAAGGTCCCGGCACGCCCGCTTCCGATGTGTACAGCCTGGGGAAGGTGCTCTATGAGGCATGCATGGGATTGGATCGCCGCCGCTTCCCGGAGCTTCCCACCGCCCTCTATGAATCGGAGGATATCACCGCGCGCATGGAACTGAATCGCATCATCATCCGCGCCTGTGAGCCGAATCCTCAGGATCGTTACACGACCGCGGCTCAGATGTCCGCGGACCTGGCGGAGTTAGGCGCGAGGCTGGGAAGGTAG
- a CDS encoding heavy metal translocating P-type ATPase has translation MKISDDKSSELPQPRCLVEGVVQILAVEPRIEAVTVRPADHSVSIATLGQREDPALNERVKGLVDRLQLSEEGQNCGLLTGKGDCSKCERPPHAGIFSQIQVTQNPQATTLARVSCPTAPRFWHWKSLPLPKLVPRELEIHDDDEHLDEWKGQLVAASLAGIFTVGAIFGPAPWAPWLFVGAYLAGSWFTVVEVWELLQQRRLDVHFLMLAVAAGSAAIGEWKEGAILLFLFSMAGALEHYAMGRTQREIKALHRGAPQVATLLDERGQEREVPVDRLVVGQKLLLKPGALFPVDAEVTKGATAADESNLTGESAPVEKQVGDTVLAGTMNLWGAVEATVLRPAAQSALEKIIRLIREAQHQKAPSQRFTDRFGTGYTYAVLGLSFAVFLVWWLVLKTPAFVSTEAVKSAFYRAMTLLVVASPCALVLSIPSAILAAIASAARRGVLFRGGVAVEKLAEVQRVALDKTGTLTTGELQVETVESYPPGREAEVLRWAVSLERLSTHPLARAITRHGKKQGIVPYELEHFQSVTGMGLQADYQGKQVRLGRRSWLESTLGKAGAQGDAKVAAEPGLSEVWLVTDDLKGRVVMLDQLREESRRVIEALNEAGLTPVVLTGDRESAAQVLRDRLGIRDVRAHLSPEDKVAAIREFTARGEKVAMVGDGVNDAPSLAAAHVGVAMGARGSDAALEQADVVLMHDRLENFLFAYRISQRARKVIRQNLVISLGTVVVLATGALFGLIPLTVGVIGHEGSTLVVVFNSLRLLISPPEHPLEKLKSGAS, from the coding sequence ATGAAGATATCCGATGACAAGTCATCCGAGCTCCCTCAACCACGGTGCTTGGTTGAGGGTGTGGTGCAGATTTTGGCCGTAGAGCCTCGTATTGAGGCGGTTACCGTTCGGCCTGCGGATCATTCTGTGTCGATTGCCACGTTGGGACAGCGCGAAGATCCCGCTTTGAACGAGCGTGTCAAAGGCTTGGTGGATCGCCTGCAGCTGAGTGAGGAAGGTCAAAACTGTGGGCTTCTGACGGGCAAGGGGGATTGTTCGAAGTGCGAGCGGCCTCCGCATGCGGGTATCTTTTCGCAGATCCAAGTCACTCAAAACCCCCAGGCCACCACTTTGGCTCGAGTGAGTTGTCCGACTGCCCCGCGGTTCTGGCATTGGAAATCCCTCCCCCTTCCCAAACTCGTTCCGCGCGAGCTTGAGATTCACGACGATGATGAGCATTTGGATGAATGGAAGGGACAACTGGTGGCAGCCAGTTTGGCGGGCATCTTCACGGTGGGGGCGATTTTCGGACCCGCGCCTTGGGCTCCGTGGCTGTTCGTAGGCGCCTACTTGGCTGGCTCGTGGTTTACGGTGGTTGAGGTTTGGGAGCTGCTCCAGCAACGACGACTCGATGTTCACTTCTTGATGCTCGCGGTGGCGGCTGGCAGCGCTGCGATTGGAGAGTGGAAGGAAGGCGCGATCCTGCTGTTCCTCTTCTCGATGGCCGGTGCTTTGGAGCATTATGCGATGGGGCGCACCCAGCGTGAAATCAAGGCGCTGCACCGGGGGGCGCCTCAGGTCGCGACATTGCTGGACGAACGTGGTCAGGAACGGGAAGTGCCGGTCGACCGGCTGGTGGTAGGCCAGAAGTTGCTCTTGAAGCCCGGAGCACTGTTTCCGGTGGATGCGGAGGTCACCAAGGGCGCTACCGCTGCCGATGAATCCAATCTCACCGGAGAATCCGCCCCGGTGGAAAAGCAGGTGGGCGATACCGTGCTGGCTGGCACGATGAATCTGTGGGGAGCGGTGGAAGCGACCGTCTTGCGGCCGGCTGCTCAGAGCGCTCTCGAGAAGATCATCCGGCTGATCCGAGAAGCCCAGCATCAGAAGGCGCCCTCGCAGCGATTCACGGATCGATTTGGGACCGGCTACACTTATGCGGTCCTCGGGCTCTCCTTCGCGGTGTTTCTCGTTTGGTGGCTGGTGCTGAAGACTCCGGCTTTCGTTTCGACGGAAGCGGTCAAGAGCGCCTTCTATCGCGCCATGACGCTGCTGGTGGTGGCGTCTCCTTGTGCGCTGGTTCTTTCGATCCCCTCGGCGATTTTGGCGGCGATCGCGTCGGCCGCCCGGCGTGGCGTGCTGTTCCGCGGCGGAGTGGCGGTGGAGAAGCTGGCTGAGGTTCAGCGAGTGGCTCTGGACAAAACGGGAACGTTGACCACCGGCGAGCTGCAGGTGGAGACGGTGGAGAGCTATCCGCCCGGCCGGGAGGCGGAGGTCTTGCGCTGGGCGGTTTCTTTGGAGCGGTTGTCGACGCATCCACTGGCGCGTGCGATCACTCGGCATGGCAAGAAGCAGGGCATCGTTCCGTATGAGTTGGAACATTTCCAATCCGTGACCGGAATGGGGCTGCAGGCCGACTATCAGGGGAAGCAGGTGAGGCTGGGGCGTCGCAGTTGGTTGGAGTCCACCCTGGGAAAAGCTGGTGCGCAGGGGGACGCGAAAGTGGCGGCTGAGCCCGGGCTCTCGGAGGTTTGGCTGGTGACCGACGATCTTAAGGGGCGGGTGGTGATGCTCGACCAACTGCGGGAAGAGTCCCGCCGGGTCATTGAAGCGCTCAACGAAGCGGGGTTGACTCCCGTGGTTTTGACCGGTGATCGCGAGTCAGCGGCGCAAGTCTTGCGCGATCGGCTGGGGATCCGCGATGTTCGAGCTCATCTGAGTCCGGAAGATAAAGTAGCAGCGATTCGAGAGTTCACCGCCCGGGGCGAAAAGGTGGCGATGGTGGGGGATGGGGTGAACGATGCCCCGAGCCTGGCGGCGGCTCACGTTGGAGTGGCGATGGGAGCGCGAGGATCGGATGCCGCGCTCGAGCAGGCCGATGTGGTCTTGATGCACGATCGGCTCGAGAATTTTCTATTCGCTTACCGCATCAGCCAGCGGGCCAGGAAAGTGATTCGTCAGAACCTGGTGATCTCGCTTGGCACCGTCGTGGTGCTGGCGACTGGAGCTTTGTTCGGGCTGATCCCCTTGACCGTGGGAGTGATCGGCCACGAAGGCAGCACGCTGGTGGTCGTGTTTAACAGCCTGCGTCTGCTTATTTCCCCTCCGGAGCACCCGCTGGAGAAGCTGAAGTCGGGGGCGTCGTAG
- the rpmA gene encoding 50S ribosomal protein L27 — protein sequence MAHKKGQGSVRNGRDSTSKRLGVKRFGGEVVTAGSIIVRQRGSRFVAGLNVGTGRDWTLFALTEGRVTFDKGSRRVNILPVAAPAAN from the coding sequence ATGGCACATAAGAAAGGTCAAGGCAGCGTTCGTAATGGACGCGACAGCACAAGCAAGCGGCTCGGCGTCAAACGTTTCGGTGGTGAGGTAGTCACCGCCGGCAGCATTATCGTCCGACAACGCGGCAGCCGGTTCGTCGCCGGCCTCAACGTCGGCACGGGTCGGGACTGGACGCTGTTCGCGCTCACCGAAGGTCGTGTCACGTTCGATAAGGGTAGTCGCCGGGTCAATATCTTGCCCGTCGCAGCCCCCGCCGCCAACTAG
- a CDS encoding MOSC N-terminal beta barrel domain-containing protein, whose amino-acid sequence MKLSRILLYPIKSLDGLEVPEAEVTALGSLRHDREWALVDADGNFINAKRNENLHRIRASFDPQCATVCLSTLDTPPERFALTTPEPIQAWFDRALGQPVRFIRDTEQGFPDDLEANGPTVVGEASMAEVGSWFGLGIDEIRRRFRTNLEISEAPVFWEDRLATKQGSLVPFHVGKLKLLGVNPCQRCAVPARDTVSGLALPGFQKQFTQRRKETLPSWAEGSRFDHFYRFALNTQIASGQMGKRIRVGDPVSLPGLQA is encoded by the coding sequence GTGAAGCTGAGTCGCATCCTGCTCTATCCGATCAAATCGCTCGACGGTCTGGAAGTGCCTGAAGCCGAGGTGACGGCCCTCGGGAGCCTTCGCCATGATCGCGAATGGGCCCTGGTGGATGCCGACGGCAACTTCATCAACGCCAAACGCAACGAAAACCTCCACCGAATCCGTGCGTCATTCGACCCGCAATGCGCGACGGTATGTCTTTCCACCCTCGACACCCCCCCGGAACGTTTCGCTCTCACAACTCCAGAGCCAATCCAAGCTTGGTTCGATCGTGCGCTGGGCCAGCCCGTGCGCTTCATTCGGGACACCGAACAGGGCTTTCCGGATGATCTCGAGGCCAATGGACCAACCGTGGTGGGCGAAGCCAGCATGGCAGAGGTGGGAAGTTGGTTTGGTCTGGGCATCGATGAAATACGACGCCGGTTTCGTACGAATCTCGAAATCAGTGAAGCGCCCGTGTTCTGGGAAGATCGGTTAGCTACCAAACAGGGCAGTCTGGTGCCCTTCCACGTGGGAAAGCTGAAATTGCTCGGGGTAAACCCCTGTCAACGCTGCGCCGTCCCTGCTCGGGATACCGTCAGCGGACTCGCGCTGCCGGGGTTTCAAAAGCAATTTACACAACGTCGGAAAGAGACGCTTCCCTCGTGGGCAGAAGGGAGCCGATTCGACCATTTCTACCGGTTTGCCCTCAACACACAGATCGCATCGGGGCAAATGGGGAAACGAATCCGCGTCGGTGATCCAGTAAGCCTGCCGGGGCTGCAAGCCTAG